In Sphaeramia orbicularis chromosome 10, fSphaOr1.1, whole genome shotgun sequence, the following proteins share a genomic window:
- the neurog1 gene encoding neurogenin-1: protein MDPVYSDIDSNSCDFFPHTDDEDPRSPPTASPHASPPEQQQQRKRRRGRARSDATVQVVKKNRRLKANDRERNRMHNLNDALDALRGVLPAFPDETKLTKIETLRFAHNYIWALSETIRIADLQAGKPGDAPLLLSPAPSPGSDGCSWSSGGSSSSPSPSYCASSPGSPAPEDYGYLQPDPVYGFHSFLPGIY from the coding sequence ATGGACCCGGTCTACTCCGACATCGACAGCAACAGCTGCGACTTCTTCCCGCACACGGACGACGAGGACCCCCGCAGCCCCCCCACCGCGTCCCCGCACGCGTCCCCTCCGGAGCAGCAGCAACAGAGGAAGCGGCGCCGCGGACGCGCGCGGAGCGACGCGACGGTGCAGGTGGTGAAGAAGAACCGGCGTCTGAAGGCCAACGACCGGGAGCGGAACCGTATGCACAACCTGAACGACGCGCTGGACGCGCTGCGGGGGGTCCTCCCCGCGTTCCCGGACGAAACCAAACTCACCAAGATCGAGACTCTGCGCTTTGCGCACAACTACATCTGGGCGCTGTCAGAGACCATCCGCATCGCCGACCTGCAGGCGGGAAAGCCCGGTGACGCGCCTCTGCTCCTCAGCCCGGCTCCGAGCCCTGGCAGTGACGGCTGCTCCTGGAGCTCCGGCGGCTCGTCGTCCTCCCCCTCCCCGTCTTACTGCGCCTCCAGCCCGGGCAGCCCCGCCCCGGAGGACTACGGATACCTGCAGCCGGACCCCGTGTACGGCTTCCACAGCTTCTTGCCCGGGATCTACTGA